In Erigeron canadensis isolate Cc75 chromosome 8, C_canadensis_v1, whole genome shotgun sequence, the DNA window TTGGTTGTCCTTGAGCTTTGACGACCCATCTCGCTTGCCAGCGTATCATTTGTAATGCACGTTTTTTCTTCCACTTTGTGGTCTAATAATACTACTGTGTGTTGCGGGAATGTTAATAAATTTGTAGTTTCATctaaatttttgttattgaagaTGCTATTTGTTGAAAATCAGTTGGTTAAGGTTTTTATTGCATATAGATGTCGAATAGTTAGAGTAATGATAtgtatttgttattttgttggATTTGATATATAGCATTTGCCAAGTACTAAGGTGGTTGAGAATGCTGAACATTGAAAATAGTTTTGTAAAGTTGTTtggtgtcaaaaaaaaaaaaatttggttatTGATCATCattgtttttacattaattCAGGAACCAACTTTACAAAACTATTTTCAATGTTCGTGGTCTATTGCTCACAAATTGTAAATAGATGTGTGGAGGGACGGGGTTATATATCATACTAATATTATATACGTATGATCCGATTAtgataaataacatatatttatttaacgATTTATCTTGATCTTGATACTTTGTGACACGGAGtattatttttcaatatttagAGATCATGTTAAAAAGCAATTCAAAACACCCCCTAAATAAAAATGTATGAATTTTTCCGAGTGATCAACACttctataaaaatttttaatatatacggagtattatcaataatttctttaaaatttattttgcaTTGAGAATCACACGGTCCAAATTTGCCACACAGTCCAAACTCCAAACCACCATTTCCCTCTATAAATTAAACCCCATTTCAACTTTCCcccaaaaatcaaattaaacaaaaatggtCCAATTTCACGACCACATCATCTCCGAACTATTAGAAGACCCCACCGGCGGCGGCGGCCTAGTGGTTCTCTCCTCCGGCCTCGGCCTCCATAAACTAATCGCCGGAATCCTCCACATCCACCACCCATCCACCGGCACACTTTTAATCCTCTCATCATCCCCTTCTCAAAAACACTCAATCCTCACTTCCCTAAACCCTAATTCCACGGTTTCACCGTCGGAAATCACTTCTGATCTCCCCGCGCACCACCGCCTGTCTCTATATTCATCCGGTAATGCTTTTTTCATCACGTCTCGTATCCTAATTGTTGATCTTTTGACACGTAGGCTTCCGACTTCTTCGGTTGCTGGAATCGTGCTCCTGAATGCGCATTCGTTGTCGGAAACGTGCACCGAATCGTTTATCGTTAGGATTTTGAGAGCTGCTAATAAGAATTTGTATGTTTATGCTTTTTCGGACCGGCCTCATTCTATGGTTTCTGGTTTTGCTAAGGCCGAACGAACACTTAAGTTTCTATTTCTTAGAAAGCTTCATCTTTGGCCTAGATTTCAGGTATACATATTACCATAAGTAtgcaatataaatatatttttggtgaAAGGTTGATTATTGGCCCACATTACCAACTGAGCTACATcccatatatattgtttatcaGGAGACCaatgtattttcaaattttgttttaatcaaACCATTTTGCAACCCTTGTAAAGATTGTCCCATTTGAATCAATTTGGTTTTTCTATCTTCCATTTTGGCCGTCGTTATTTACGTTCTTTCTTCTACTTGAAGAAGCAATGTGCTTTTTcaattttgttcatatttaaccAACAATTTTACAGTGACGCGGGGTCACAAGTTGGCATTTTAACGAGGACAAAATTTGAAAGGATGTTGGTCTCCATACATTGGACGTAACAAAGGTTTATCTTGTTAGGTTAATGAATTTTATGAAATGGGTATTTTTGTGACTTGATATATGATTAGGTGAATGTATCAGAAGATCTAGAGAGGGACCCACCGGAAGTGGTGGATATTAGAGTTCCGATGTCTGCATACATGATAGGGATTCAGAAAGCCGTGATAGAGGTTATGGATGCTTGTTTGAAGGAGATGAGGAAAACTAACAAAGTTGATGTGGAGGATTTGACTGTGGAAAATGGTTTGTTCAAGTCGTTTGATGAGATTGTCAGGCGGCAATTGGATCCCATTTGGCATACGTTAGGGAAGAAGACTAAGCAACTTGTCTCAGATTTGAAAACGTTGAGGAAGTTGCTTGATTATCTTGTTAGGTAttttattgaaattttatttgtGTCAGATTGTTATTGATTACAACATATAATCAGTATCTTGTTTTCTGGATAATAGAGACCAGTCCTCAGTTAGGTTCAGCTAATGGTTAAGAATTGGTGTGTACAGTATAGGTCAAGTTGTAAAGTTCTAATTCCTTACTGTTATATTCTGGTTTAGGTATGATGCAGTGACTTATTTAAAGTATTTGGATTCATTGAGGGCGTCAGAGAGTTTTCGCTCTGTATGGATATTTGCAGAGTCCAGTTATAAGATCTTTGAGTATGCAAAAAAGCGGGTTTATCACTTTGGGAGATCAAACGGCGAAATTTCGGCTGCCCCAACTAAGAGTTTGAAGTCCAAAAAGAGGAAGTTAGATGATGGCGATAAGGATAAAGAAGGTCGGATATTGTATTAGGTTTCTACATATTAGTGTTCTAAATAATTATGTGTTGATTGATCCTGCAACCGATTTTGATGTTTTCATGGAGTTAAGATGATGATCATCTTTATGTATTATTTTCTCTCTAGCTTAAGACCTCATTACATCAAAATCAACCACAGCTATTTAAAGTAGTCTTAGTAGGTcttttttataagtattttcTCGTAGGTACACTCATTTTCTCTATTTGTGAATGTGTAGATACTTCCGGGATGGATGCCAATGGTAAAGTATTTTTGGAGGAAGTCTTGGAAGAGGCACCGAAGTGGAAAGTCTTGCGTGTGAGTGAGTGAGTTCCACATTTggttataattttttgaaaccatagGATCTTTCAACATAGGATTTTGCTGACTTCATCTAAAGTTTGTGCAAGAAATATTTAATCAACATCTGAGGTATCTATTGACTGTTTTATGGCTATGGTAGCCATTGTTTAATCTAAAGCTCACCGTTCTGCTTTGCTCTCCAGGAGATACTTGAAGAAATAGAAGCAGAAAGGAAGAAGCAAGCTACATCAAGTGAAGAATGCCATGTTGAAAGTGCTCAAGAGGATAATGGGATTGTTTTGGTTGCCTGTAAAGATGAACACTCTTGTGTGCAGCTTGAGGAGTGTATCACAAGCGATTCAAAAAAGGTCATTTTCCTGATGTGACTTGTTTTTCTCACGAGTACTCATTTTATGAAATTAGTCACTTTCTCTTCGAGGGATCTTATATTATGTTTAAATGTTTTTGCGGTTCAGTCAGAAACCATATATGCATTTTGCACATCTTATACACAGATATGGTCTTTTCATGTAACTTTTCTGGTTCCAACTTCCAGTGTAATCATATTCACACTTGTGCTTGCTTCTTATTAAGGTCATGCGAGGAGAGTGGGAGAAATATCTGCTTAGCAAAGTGCAGTTGCATGCCTTACCAAAACGTAACAAGAAAAAACCTCAAAACCCTAAAGGTTTTGGTGTACTTAATGGATCAGTATCTTTAACACCTGGCAAAGTAATAGAAGGTAATAGTAGCATAGTAATACAAGAAAACAATGCACTCCTAGCAGCAGCAACAGAAATAAGCAAGCAAGCCGAAAAAGTTATTGAAGTAGCAGATGATCCTCAAATCTGTGCGGTCAGTAAAGGACGGGGAAAAGGAAACTCGAAAGGCAAGAACAAGAAGCTGTCAAGAAATGCTTCCTCAAAAAAAGTTGATAATAACAAAGTTGAGGAAGCATCGGTTGAAGTATCTGAGCCATCTGTAAATGAACCTGAAAAGGCTGAAAATACAACAATTGGCAGAAGTATTCTCAAAAAGCATGTGGGAGGGAAACATATTCCTCCGGTTCACTTCTATGCCTATGAAAGTGGTCAACAAGTTCTTGACATTTTGAAGCCGTCTGCAATTGTTGTCTACCATCCTGATGTTGCTTTTGTACGAGAAATAGAAGTATATAAAGCAGAAAATCCCTCAAAAAAGGTgaaagtatattttttgttttatgaagATTCTACAGAAGTGCAAAAGTTTGAGGCCAGTATACGCCGTGAAAATGGAGCTTTTGAATCCTTGATAAGGCAAAAGTCGATGATGATGTTGCCAGTTGACCAGGTTCCGTTGTCATCCCcgtattttttaaatctttatagTTCTTACAAGCTTATCTATATATTCTCCTATCTTTTTTTCAGCTCAACAATTTATATAATCTCATTAAGTAAAATATTATCAGGTTGCTCATGGGCTCGGTCTAATTTCTGCCAGTCAGACAGAATCTCCATCAAAACAAAATATGGTAACAAGGAAGGCAGGTGGACAGAA includes these proteins:
- the LOC122580089 gene encoding DNA repair endonuclease UVH1 gives rise to the protein MVQFHDHIISELLEDPTGGGGLVVLSSGLGLHKLIAGILHIHHPSTGTLLILSSSPSQKHSILTSLNPNSTVSPSEITSDLPAHHRLSLYSSGNAFFITSRILIVDLLTRRLPTSSVAGIVLLNAHSLSETCTESFIVRILRAANKNLYVYAFSDRPHSMVSGFAKAERTLKFLFLRKLHLWPRFQVNVSEDLERDPPEVVDIRVPMSAYMIGIQKAVIEVMDACLKEMRKTNKVDVEDLTVENGLFKSFDEIVRRQLDPIWHTLGKKTKQLVSDLKTLRKLLDYLVRYDAVTYLKYLDSLRASESFRSVWIFAESSYKIFEYAKKRVYHFGRSNGEISAAPTKSLKSKKRKLDDGDKDKEDTSGMDANGKVFLEEVLEEAPKWKVLREILEEIEAERKKQATSSEECHVESAQEDNGIVLVACKDEHSCVQLEECITSDSKKVMRGEWEKYLLSKVQLHALPKRNKKKPQNPKGFGVLNGSVSLTPGKVIEGNSSIVIQENNALLAAATEISKQAEKVIEVADDPQICAVSKGRGKGNSKGKNKKLSRNASSKKVDNNKVEEASVEVSEPSVNEPEKAENTTIGRSILKKHVGGKHIPPVHFYAYESGQQVLDILKPSAIVVYHPDVAFVREIEVYKAENPSKKVKVYFLFYEDSTEVQKFEASIRRENGAFESLIRQKSMMMLPVDQVAHGLGLISASQTESPSKQNMVTRKAGGQKEASKEMQVIVDMREFMSSLPNVLHQKGMNIIPVTLEVGDYILSPKICVERKSIQDLFGSFASGRLYHQAEMMIRYYQIPVLLIEFSQDKSFSFQSTSEIGDDVTSHNIISKLSLLALHFPRLRIVWSRSLHATAEIFASLKMNQDEPDEAKATRVGVPSEEGIVEDDVRAENYNTPAVEFLRRLPGVTDSNYRAIMDGCSSLADLALLPLERLAELMGGSKSAKILRDFLDAKYPTLL